One Pseudochaenichthys georgianus chromosome 4, fPseGeo1.2, whole genome shotgun sequence DNA window includes the following coding sequences:
- the LOC117445261 gene encoding pyroglutamyl-peptidase 1-like: MDNSKRTVVVTGFGPFGEHTVNASWIAVQELKKLGLGSAVDLHVSEVPVEYQTVQSLVPSLWKKHHPQLVVHVGVSGMATTVTLEKCGRNHGYKGLDNSSFCPDSQCCIVGGPDCINSVIDMESVCKRVTSSGLGVAVSVSKDAGRYLCDFTYYTSLHLSHGRSAFVHVPPLGKPYSGEDLGRALQAIIQEMLELIDQAEEKIHCQQQHFH; the protein is encoded by the exons GTTTTGGGCCATTTGGAGAGCACACCGTCAACGCCAGCTGGATAGCAGTACAG gaactgaagaAGCTCGGATTGGGCAGTGCAGTGGACCTGCATGTGTCCGAGGTTCCTGTAGAGTACCAGACAGTCCAGAGTTTGGTTCCTTCATTATGGAAGAAGCATCATCCACAG TTGGTGGTTCATGTTGGAGTCTCAGGTATGGCCACCACTGTCACGTTGGAGAAGTGTGGCAGAAATCACGGCTACAAGGGCCTGGACAACAGCAGCTTCTGTCCTGATTCacagtgttgcattgtgggaggcCCCGACTGTATCAACTCAGTCATTGACATGGAATCAGTCTGTAAGAGAGTGACCTCCTCAGGGCTGGGAGTAGCTGTGTCTGTCTCCAAAGATGCTGGAAG GTATCTTTGTGATTTCACCTACTACACGTCTCTGCACTTGAGCCATGGTCGCTCTGCCTTCGTTCATGTGCCTCCTCTGGGAAAGCCTTACAGCGGGGAAGACCTGGGCCGGGCGCTGCAGGCCATCATCCAGGAGATGCTGGAGCTTATAGACCAGGCCGAAGAGAAAATCCACTGCCAGCAGCAGCACTTCCACTAA